A window of the Hevea brasiliensis isolate MT/VB/25A 57/8 chromosome 6, ASM3005281v1, whole genome shotgun sequence genome harbors these coding sequences:
- the LOC110665247 gene encoding protein SHORT-ROOT, with amino-acid sequence MDISLFAPKETYTHFFPLHQQRGNDQQSPPLDMQSNNHSSYNNNSSNNNHPQNSHTSTSRSSDSGEPCGSTANKWASKLLRECARAISDKDSSKIHQLLWMLNELASPYGDCDQKLASYFLQALFCKATESGHRCFKTLTSVAEKSHSFDSARKLILKFQEVSPWTTFGHVASNGAILEALEGETKLHIIDISNTLCTQWPTLLEALATRNDETPHLKLTVVVTASIVRSVMKEIGQRMEKFARLMGVPFEINVISGLNNLSELTKEGLGVQEDEAIAINCIGALRIVEVEERSAVIRMFQSLNPRVVTVVEEEADFTSSRYEFVKCFEECLRYYTLYFEMLEDSFAPTSNERLMLERECSRSIVRVLACDCEENGGDGGGGECERRERGNQWCERLREAFTPVGFSDDVVDDVKALLKRYRAGWSLMQPPQGDQESSGLYLTWKEEAVVWASAWKP; translated from the coding sequence ATGGACATCTCCCTCTTTGCTCCAAAAGAAACATATACACACTTCTTCCCTCTTCACCAACAAAGAGGCAATGATCAGCAGTCACCACCTCTAGACATGCAAAGCAACAACCACAGCAGCTACAACAACAACAGCAGCAACAACAATCATCCCCAGAATAGCCATACCTCGACGAGCCGGTCATCGGATTCCGGTGAGCCTTGTGGCTCAACAGCTAACAAATGGGCATCAAAGCTTCTTAGGGAGTGTGCTAGAGCCATCTCTGACAAGGATTCAAGCAAAATCCATCAACTTCTTTGGATGTTAAATGAGCTTGCTTCCCCTTATGGAGATTGTGATCAGAAATTGGCATCTTATTTCTTGCAAGCACTTTTTTGTAAGGCCACGGAGTCCGGCCACCgatgcttcaaaaccctaacttcagtaGCTGAAAAGAGCCACTCCTTTGATTCTGCTAGGAAGTTGATACTAAAATTCCAAGAGGTAAGCCCTTGGACAACTTTTGGTCATGTTGCTTCTAATGGTGCAATCTTAGAGGCCTTAGAAGGTGAAACCAAACTTCACATAATTGATATTAGCAATACCCTTTGCACTCAATGGCCCACTTTGCTTGAAGCGTTAGCCACAAGAAACGACGAGACCCCCCATTTAAAGCTCACTGTTGTTGTTACTGCTAGCATCGTAAGATCAGTCATGAAGGAAATAGGCCAAAGAATGGAGAAGTTTGCTAGGTTAATGGGTGTTCCCTTCGAGATCAATGTAATAAGTGGGCTAAACAACTTATCAGAGCTCACTAAGGAAGGATTAGGTGTTCAAGAAGATGAAGCTATAGCGATCAATTGCATCGGAGCATTGAGAATAGTTGAAGTAGAAGAAAGAAGTGCTGTGATCCGAATGTTTCAATCGCTTAACCCTCGGGTTGTGACAGTAGTTGAAGAAGAAGCTGATTTTACTAGCTCAAGATATGAGTTCGTCAAGTGCTTTGAAGAGTGCCTTAGGTATTATACTCTATACTTTGAGATGCTAGAAGACAGCTTTGCCCCAACTAGCAATGAAAGATTGATGTTGGAGAGGGAGTGCTCAAGAAgcatagttagggttttggcttgTGACTGTGAAGAAAATGGTGGTGATGGAGGAGGAGGAGAGTGTGAGAGAAGGGAAAGAGGAAATCAGTGGTGTGAGAGACTCCGTGAGGCGTTTACACCGGTTGGATTCAGCGATGATGTTGTGGATGATGTCAAGGCATTGCTTAAAAGATACAGAGCAGGGTGGTCACTTATGCAGCCTCCTCAAGGAGATCAAGAATCATCAGGACTTTACTTGACATGGAAAGAGGAAGCTGTGGTATGGGCATCAGCATGGAAACcctaa
- the LOC110640194 gene encoding 60S ribosomal protein L38, translating into MPKQIHEIKDFLLTARRKDARSVKIKRSKDVVKFKVRCSKYLYTLCVFDSEKADKLKQSLPPGLSVQDL; encoded by the exons atg CCCAAGCAAATTCACGAGATTAAGGATTTCCTTCTCACTGCGAGAAGGAAAGATGCACGCTCTGTGAAGATCAAGAGGAGCAAGGATGTAGTCAAGTTCAAGGTCCGCTGCTCCAAGTACCTCTACACCCTTTGTGTATTTGACTCTGAGAAGGCTGACAAGTTGAAGCAGTCTCTTCCTCCAG GTTTGAGCGTGCAAGATCTGTGA